The Gymnogyps californianus isolate 813 chromosome Z, ASM1813914v2, whole genome shotgun sequence genome has a window encoding:
- the FEM1C gene encoding protein fem-1 homolog C produces the protein MDLKTAVFNAARDGKLRLLSKLLASKTREEVALLMSEKTNGATPLLMAARYGHLDMVEYLLDHCSASIEVGGSVNFDGETIEGAPPLWAASAAGHLKVVQCLLDHGASVNNTTLTNSTPLRAACFDGHLEIVKYLVEHKADLEVSNRHGHTCLMISCYKGHKEIAQYLLEKGADVNRKSVKGNTALHDCAESGSLEIMKMLLKYCAKMEKDGYGMTPLLSASVTGHTNIVDFLTQHVQTSKAERINALELLGATFVDKKRDLLGALKYWKRAMEMRYSDRTNILSKPVPQTLIMAYDYAKEVNSSEELENLIADPDEMRMQALLIRERILGPSHPDTSYYIRYRGAVYADSGNFKRCINLWKYALDMQQSNLDPLSPMTASSLLSFAELFSFMLQDRAKGLLGTTVTFDDLMGILCKSVLEIERAMKQTQCPPDPIQLNKALSIILHLICLLEKVPCSSEQEHFKKQTIYKFLKLQPRGKNNFSPLHLAVDNNTTCVGRYPVCKFPSLQVTAILVECGADVNVRDSDNNSPLHVAALNNHPDIMNLLIKSGSHFDATNSHKQTASDLLDEKEIAKNLIQPINHTTLQCLAARVIVNHNIYYAGHIPEKLENFVLLHR, from the exons ATGGATCTAAAGACAGCGGTGTTCAATGCAGCTCGGGATGGCAAGCTGCGGCTTCTTTCCAAGTTACTGGCaagcaaaacaagagaagaGGTAGCCTTACTGATGTCAGAGAAAACCAATGGTGCCACACCACTTCTGATGGCAGCCCGTTATGGTCACCTTGACATGGTGGAATACTTGTTGGACCATTGCTCTGCGTCGATAGAAGTTGGTGGTTCGGTGAATTTTGACGGTGAGACCATTGAGGGGGCTCCGCCATTATGGGCAGCATCGGCAGCTGGCCACTTGAAGGTAGTTCAGTGTCTGTTAGATCATGGTGCATCTGTCAACAATACAACTCTGACAAATTCAACGCCGCTTAGAGCTGCCTGTTTTGATGGTCACCTGGAAATAGTAAAATACCTTGTGGAGCACAAAGCAGACCTGGAAGTATCAAACCGTCATGGGCATACATGCTTGATGATCTCATGTTACAAAGGCCACAAAGAAATTGCTCAGTATTTACTTGAAAAAGGAGCTGATGTTAACAGAAAAAGTGTTAAAG gAAACACTGCGTTACATGACTGTGCGGAATCTGGAAGTTTGGAGATCATGAAGATGCTTCTCAAGTATTGTGCTAAAATGGAAAAGGATGGTTATGGAATGACTCCCCTTCTGTCAGCTAGTGTGACAGGCCACACAAATATCGTAGACTTTCTGACCCAGCACGTACAGACCAGTAAGGCTGAGCGCATAAATGCTCTGGAACTTCTAGGAGCAACATTTGTAGACAAAAAGAGAGATCTGCTTGGTGCTTTGAAATACTGGAAGCGAGCTATGGAAATGAGATACAGTGATAGGACTAATATCCTGAGCAAACCTGTGCCACAAACACTAATTATGGCGTATGATTATGCTAAAGAGGTAAACAGCTCAGAAGAGCTAGAAAATCTTATTGCAGACCCTGATGAAATGAGAATGCAAGCACTGTTAATTAGAGAACGTATTCTTGGCCCTTCTCACCCAGATACATCCTACTATATTAGATACAGAGGTGCTGTCTATGCAGACTCTGGAAACTTCAAGCGTTGCATCAACTTATGGAAATACGCTTTGGACATGCAGCAGAGCAATCTTGATCCGCTGAGCCCTATGACAGCCAGCAGTTTACTATCGTTTGCTGAACTTTTCTCCTTCATGCTGCAGGACAGGGCAAAAGGCCTGCTCGGCACTACTGTTACATTTGATGATCTCATGGGTATACTGTGCAAAAGCGTTCTTGAAATAGAACGGGCCATGAAACAAACCCAGTGTCCTCCTGATCCAATACAGCTGAACAAAGCCCTTTCcatcattttgcatttaatttgctTGTTGGAGAAAGTACCTTGCAGCTCAGAACAGGAGCACTTTAAGAAGCAGACTATTTACAAGTTTCTTAAGCTTCAGCCTAGAGGGAAGAATAACTTCAGTCCGCTTCACCTTGCTGTTGACAATAATACTACGTGTGTGGGTCGCTACCCAGTTTGTAAATTCCCCTCTCTACAAGTTACTGCTATCCTGGTGGAATGTGGTGCTGATGTAAATGTCAGAGACTCTGATAACAACAGTCCGTTACATGTTGCTGCACTGAACAACCATCCAGACATCATGAATCTTCTTATCAAGTCAGGTTCACACTTTGATGCCACAAACTCGCATAAACAAACTGCTAGTGATTTGCTGGATGAGAAGGAAATAGCAAAAAATTTAATCCAGCCCATAAATCATACTACGTTGCAGTGTCTTGCTGCTCGTGTAATAGTGAATCATAATATATACTACGCAGGGCACATCCCTGAAAAACTAGAGAACTTTGTTCTGCTCCATAGATGA